In a single window of the Silvimonas iriomotensis genome:
- the fdhD gene encoding formate dehydrogenase accessory sulfurtransferase FdhD, which translates to MNEVTGLVDLPLPAVSARVQALRIDRGQSESRPETLAEETPVALVFNGISHAVMMASPLDLEDFALGFALTEGIIARPGELLDLEVVPLPTGVQVEMRIPEQRFAALKEQRRNLTGRTGCGLCGQDSLQHVIRPLAAVHTGTSVAVADILSAMDQLGALQPLNLATGAAHAAGWWHDGRITVREDIGRHNALDKLIGAIARQPVRDGVLVISSRASYEMVHKAAAAGFAVLAAISAPTALAVRLAEETGVTLAGFVRGERLTVYSHADRILR; encoded by the coding sequence GTGAACGAGGTCACTGGCCTGGTAGATTTGCCCCTGCCGGCGGTGTCGGCGCGGGTTCAGGCGCTGCGTATTGATCGCGGCCAGAGCGAATCGCGCCCGGAAACGCTGGCCGAAGAAACGCCGGTGGCGCTGGTGTTCAACGGGATATCTCACGCCGTGATGATGGCCAGCCCGCTGGATCTGGAAGACTTCGCGCTGGGCTTTGCGCTGACGGAGGGCATTATCGCCAGACCAGGCGAATTGCTGGATCTGGAAGTCGTGCCGCTGCCCACGGGTGTGCAGGTCGAAATGCGTATTCCGGAGCAGCGTTTTGCTGCGCTCAAGGAACAGCGCCGTAATCTGACTGGCCGCACCGGCTGCGGCTTGTGCGGACAGGATTCGCTGCAGCACGTCATCCGGCCGCTGGCCGCCGTACACACCGGCACCAGCGTGGCTGTGGCCGACATCCTCAGCGCCATGGATCAACTGGGCGCCTTGCAACCGCTTAACCTGGCCACCGGCGCTGCCCATGCCGCCGGCTGGTGGCACGACGGCCGCATAACCGTGCGTGAAGATATCGGCCGCCATAACGCCCTGGACAAACTGATTGGCGCCATTGCACGGCAACCAGTGCGTGATGGCGTGCTGGTGATCAGTTCCCGGGCTTCGTACGAGATGGTGCACAAGGCGGCTGCCGCCGGCTTTGCGGTGCTGGCGGCCATTTCTGCGCCGACCGCACTGGCGGTGCGGCTGGCTGAAGAAACCGGGGTGACGCTGGCTGGTTTTGTGCGGGGCGAGCGCCTGACGGTATACAGCCACGCCGACCGTATCCTGCGTTAG
- a CDS encoding FdhF/YdeP family oxidoreductase, producing the protein MSKQAIKFYNRPAGGWGALKSVLHAIHEQGVVVRGISTLLKSNQPDGFDCPGCAWPDKNHHSTFEFCENGAKAVAAEATERRIDRAFFEQHTVRELNAQDDYWLEAQGRLTEPMRYDATRDRYVPVSWDDAFALTAKHLNELTSPHEALFYTSGRTSNEAAFLYQLFIREFGTNNLPDCSNMCHEPSGTAMKEQVGIGKGTVTLEDFDHAEAIFIFGQNPGTNHPRMLGTLREAAKRGCRIVVFNPLRERGLERFADPQSPLDMLSGDGTKIASSYYQVRIGGDMAVAIGIAKAVVEAGVIDADFIHEHTSGFEDFLAMLDAQMWEHIEEQSGLSEAQMRDIADMYMASNATICTWGMGITQHKHSVATIQAIINLLLLKGNIGKPGAGACPVRGHSNVQGDRTMGIYEKPSVEFLNKLGKAFDFEPPREHGHDVVGGIEAMLKGEAKVFIGMGGNFASATPDSDRTRAGLRQCDLTVHVTTKLNRSHLEHGKDALIMPCLGRTEVDLQAAGAQGVTVEDSMSMVHISAGMNAPASEHLLSEPAIVARMAAATLKNSKTPWLWLIEDYDRIRDKIGEVIDGFADFNHRVHVPGGFYLGNSARDRKWVTATGKALFVPNPVPGDMPITELRRKHTEKQIFNLMTVRSHDQYNTTIYGLDDRYRGVFGQRRVCFINKHDLEKLGFTAGQWVDMTSVWHDGERVALRFKLVEYDIPPGCLASYYPETNNLVPLDSMADRARTPASKSVPVVLSLSSDQQAAA; encoded by the coding sequence ATGAGCAAGCAGGCGATCAAGTTCTATAACCGTCCGGCCGGGGGCTGGGGCGCACTCAAGAGCGTGTTGCACGCCATTCATGAACAAGGCGTTGTGGTGCGCGGGATCAGCACGCTGCTCAAATCCAACCAGCCCGATGGCTTTGATTGCCCGGGTTGCGCCTGGCCAGACAAGAACCATCATTCCACCTTCGAATTTTGCGAGAACGGCGCCAAGGCGGTGGCTGCAGAAGCCACTGAGCGCCGTATTGACCGCGCCTTTTTTGAACAGCATACGGTGCGCGAACTGAATGCGCAGGACGACTACTGGCTGGAAGCGCAGGGCCGTCTGACTGAGCCCATGCGTTATGACGCCACGCGGGATCGCTACGTGCCGGTGTCTTGGGATGACGCGTTTGCATTGACCGCAAAGCACCTGAATGAGCTGACCAGCCCGCATGAGGCTTTGTTCTATACATCTGGCCGCACCTCTAACGAAGCCGCTTTCCTGTATCAGTTGTTTATCCGTGAGTTCGGTACCAACAACCTGCCCGATTGCTCCAACATGTGCCACGAGCCCTCTGGCACCGCCATGAAAGAGCAGGTGGGCATTGGCAAGGGCACCGTCACGCTGGAAGACTTCGACCACGCTGAAGCCATCTTCATCTTTGGCCAGAACCCCGGCACCAACCACCCGCGCATGCTGGGAACGCTGCGTGAAGCGGCCAAACGCGGTTGCCGCATTGTGGTGTTCAACCCGCTGCGTGAGCGGGGTCTGGAGCGCTTTGCCGATCCGCAAAGCCCGCTGGACATGCTCTCGGGTGACGGCACCAAAATTGCGTCGAGCTATTACCAGGTGCGCATTGGCGGCGATATGGCCGTCGCCATCGGCATTGCCAAGGCCGTGGTGGAAGCCGGCGTGATCGATGCCGATTTCATCCACGAGCACACCAGCGGCTTTGAAGATTTCCTGGCCATGCTGGACGCACAGATGTGGGAACACATTGAAGAACAGTCCGGCCTGTCTGAAGCGCAGATGCGCGACATTGCGGATATGTACATGGCCAGCAATGCCACCATTTGCACGTGGGGCATGGGCATCACCCAGCACAAGCATTCGGTGGCGACCATCCAGGCCATCATCAATCTGTTGCTGCTCAAGGGCAATATCGGCAAGCCGGGCGCGGGCGCGTGTCCGGTGCGCGGGCACTCCAATGTGCAGGGCGACCGCACCATGGGCATTTATGAAAAGCCCTCGGTCGAGTTCCTGAACAAACTGGGCAAGGCATTTGATTTTGAACCGCCGCGCGAACACGGCCACGATGTGGTCGGCGGCATTGAGGCCATGCTCAAGGGCGAGGCCAAAGTGTTTATCGGCATGGGCGGCAATTTTGCCTCGGCCACGCCGGATTCTGATCGCACCCGCGCGGGCCTGCGCCAGTGTGACCTCACCGTGCATGTCACCACCAAGCTCAACCGCTCGCACCTGGAACATGGCAAAGACGCGCTGATCATGCCGTGTCTCGGCCGTACCGAGGTTGACCTGCAGGCGGCCGGCGCGCAAGGCGTGACGGTGGAAGACTCCATGAGCATGGTGCATATCTCGGCCGGCATGAACGCACCGGCCTCGGAACACCTGTTATCAGAGCCAGCAATTGTGGCGCGCATGGCCGCGGCCACGCTGAAAAACAGCAAGACGCCATGGCTGTGGCTGATTGAAGATTACGACCGCATCCGCGACAAGATCGGTGAGGTGATTGATGGCTTTGCCGACTTCAATCACCGCGTGCACGTGCCGGGCGGTTTTTATCTGGGTAACTCCGCGCGGGACCGCAAATGGGTGACCGCCACCGGTAAGGCGCTGTTTGTGCCCAACCCGGTGCCGGGCGATATGCCGATCACCGAACTGCGCCGCAAGCACACGGAAAAACAGATTTTCAATCTGATGACCGTGCGCAGCCACGACCAGTACAACACCACCATCTACGGCCTGGATGACCGTTATCGCGGGGTGTTCGGGCAGCGGCGCGTGTGTTTCATCAACAAGCACGATCTGGAAAAACTGGGCTTCACCGCAGGCCAGTGGGTAGACATGACGTCGGTCTGGCACGATGGCGAGCGCGTTGCGCTGCGCTTCAAGCTGGTCGAATACGATATCCCGCCCGGTTGCCTTGCCAGCTATTACCCGGAAACCAATAACCTGGTGCCGCTGGACAGCATGGCCGACCGTGCCCGCACACCGGCGTCCAAGTCGGTGCCGGTGGTGCTGAGTCTTTCCAGCGACCAGCAAGCGGCGGCCTGA
- a CDS encoding M12 family metallopeptidase, translating to MTADAFSKMAGNRAIAQKAVKDTWETASLVRFTGWGQCNANSGSAAQLVRVAVEDVIANATKTRVTLNFTFNNFQASRCKGNQQQLEKCIFTETVHEFGHVLGFSHEQNRPDTNEIYCSAEKDDFGGDTIVGAWDIDSVMNYCSRSQGAWMNDGILSKTDIQMVQKYYGTPNPMPDMPSSSAGSFLAPILLIME from the coding sequence ATGACCGCAGATGCATTTAGCAAAATGGCAGGAAATCGTGCCATAGCACAAAAGGCGGTTAAAGACACCTGGGAAACAGCTTCATTAGTCCGATTCACAGGCTGGGGTCAATGTAATGCGAACTCAGGATCCGCAGCACAACTGGTCCGTGTCGCAGTTGAAGATGTCATAGCAAACGCGACCAAAACAAGAGTAACACTGAATTTTACTTTCAATAACTTCCAGGCCAGTCGGTGTAAAGGAAATCAACAACAACTGGAGAAATGTATTTTTACAGAGACCGTACATGAGTTTGGCCATGTTCTTGGGTTTTCCCATGAGCAGAATCGGCCAGACACAAACGAAATATATTGTAGCGCGGAGAAAGATGACTTCGGTGGCGACACAATCGTTGGTGCTTGGGATATCGATTCGGTCATGAACTACTGTTCACGCAGTCAGGGAGCGTGGATGAATGACGGGATTTTAAGCAAAACAGATATTCAAATGGTTCAAAAATACTACGGCACTCCTAATCCCATGCCGGACATGCCAAGTTCATCCGCGGGATCATTTCTCGCCCCTATATTGCTAATTATGGAGTAA
- a CDS encoding glycosyltransferase encodes MHALSQEKQSLVVIPDRARNAWGGTELLYNELFHRMPLELLQKFQIIPSRPPDNPPKDKICIYWAHDLPTDTATDPLKNGGWKKYKKLVFVSHHQMHGFQKKFGIPHSRCMVLLNAIIPIDRHEKPKGGLRLAYWSTPHRGLKILIPVFKRLAEQFSTIELDVFSSFHIYGTPERDKEFEDLFNAAKEHPRIHLHGSVENEVLRKKLKECHILAYPSIWEETSCLVLMEAMSAGMACVHPNLGALYETAANWTNMYQYHQDHDIHAEIFYHALSMTILSWHTPATQQRLALQKDYADMFYSWDRRETQWRALLEASKDSLHNQGSQ; translated from the coding sequence ATGCATGCACTAAGCCAAGAGAAACAATCCTTGGTAGTCATCCCTGACCGAGCAAGAAACGCATGGGGAGGAACGGAACTTTTATACAACGAACTTTTCCATCGAATGCCATTGGAACTACTGCAAAAATTTCAGATCATTCCCTCTCGCCCACCCGACAACCCACCCAAAGACAAGATTTGTATTTATTGGGCTCATGACTTACCCACCGATACAGCAACGGACCCGCTTAAAAATGGGGGGTGGAAAAAATATAAAAAACTGGTCTTTGTTAGCCATCATCAAATGCACGGTTTTCAGAAGAAATTCGGGATCCCTCATAGCCGATGCATGGTCTTGCTCAACGCGATTATTCCCATTGACCGACATGAGAAGCCCAAAGGAGGTCTTCGTCTAGCGTATTGGTCTACACCACATCGTGGACTAAAAATTCTCATTCCAGTGTTTAAACGACTAGCAGAGCAATTCTCTACGATAGAACTCGATGTTTTCTCCAGTTTCCATATTTACGGTACTCCGGAGCGGGACAAGGAATTTGAAGATCTCTTCAATGCCGCGAAGGAACATCCCCGCATCCATCTTCACGGCTCGGTGGAAAATGAGGTATTGCGAAAAAAACTGAAGGAATGCCACATTCTTGCCTATCCATCAATTTGGGAAGAAACATCGTGCCTTGTATTGATGGAGGCAATGAGCGCAGGGATGGCTTGCGTGCATCCGAATTTGGGGGCGCTGTATGAAACAGCGGCAAACTGGACCAACATGTATCAATATCACCAGGACCATGATATTCACGCCGAAATTTTCTACCACGCTCTCAGCATGACTATATTGTCATGGCATACGCCCGCAACCCAGCAGCGGCTGGCTCTTCAGAAAGATTATGCGGATATGTTTTACAGTTGGGATCGGCGGGAAACCCAATGGCGGGCACTGCTAGAGGCTAGCAAAGACTCCCTTCATAACCAAGGCTCCCAATAA
- a CDS encoding lipocalin family protein → MTHFRHLRRAFWLCLLAALPRAMADPVQSVPTLEVDRYLGTWYEIGHLPMFFQRLCVSDTTAQYSKNADGSIAVLNSCRHEDRQLDIARGTATVLPNSGNARLKVQFFWPFSGDYWVIGLASDYHWALVGSPNNKYLWLLSRSPTLAQTDVDTALQIARRQGFDLDKFIYTPHGER, encoded by the coding sequence ATGACACACTTTCGCCACCTTCGCCGCGCATTCTGGCTGTGCTTGCTGGCCGCCCTGCCCCGCGCCATGGCCGACCCCGTACAAAGCGTGCCCACGCTGGAGGTGGACCGTTACCTGGGCACCTGGTACGAGATCGGCCACTTGCCCATGTTCTTTCAGCGGCTGTGCGTGTCTGACACCACGGCGCAGTACAGCAAAAACGCCGACGGCAGCATTGCCGTGCTCAATAGCTGCCGCCATGAAGACCGCCAGCTTGATATCGCCCGCGGCACGGCCACGGTCCTCCCCAACAGCGGCAATGCACGGCTCAAGGTGCAGTTTTTCTGGCCCTTCAGTGGCGATTACTGGGTGATAGGCCTGGCGAGCGATTACCACTGGGCGCTGGTGGGATCGCCCAACAACAAGTATCTGTGGCTGTTGTCGCGCAGCCCGACGCTGGCGCAGACCGACGTTGATACGGCGCTGCAGATTGCCCGCCGCCAGGGGTTTGATCTGGACAAGTTCATCTACACACCGCACGGCGAGCGTTAA
- a CDS encoding sterol desaturase family protein, whose amino-acid sequence MADTTSQVKHRVREAVSQHANKVEDVLQDTTDILKSHGELKPGDGMIVSIIAFTLGFLSLLGVLAFHFPQYLTTPELRHQYSVDLLRHVLFGALLLAGAFSICNALLQRQRSLNVVTVIMVLLAVAGGGSRVPVGNFPDHTPYLGLDWFILDLLGSTTVFLLLEKLFPLYRKQAVFRPEWQTDLAHFGFNHLLVGLALVVVNFLIHHVFGWLVHADFQLWVASISFVPQLLLCVLVADLMEYAAHRAYHEVPFLWRFHAVHHSVKSMDWLAGSRQHILELIATRVMVLGPLFVLGFDQQVVNTYIIIVGFQAVFNHANVHLPWGPLRYIFVTPDFHHWHHSSEDEAIDRNYAAHFAFIDHLFGTAVKSTRAFPHKYRVVGDYVPDGFARQQAFPFRRQQG is encoded by the coding sequence ATGGCGGACACCACATCGCAGGTCAAGCACCGCGTGCGCGAGGCCGTATCGCAGCATGCCAACAAGGTGGAAGACGTTCTGCAAGACACCACCGATATCCTCAAAAGTCACGGTGAACTCAAGCCGGGCGACGGGATGATCGTTTCCATCATTGCTTTCACGCTGGGTTTTCTGAGTCTGCTGGGCGTGCTGGCGTTTCATTTTCCGCAATACCTCACCACGCCGGAATTGCGGCATCAGTATTCAGTCGATCTGCTGCGTCACGTGCTGTTTGGCGCGCTGTTGCTGGCGGGCGCGTTCTCGATCTGTAACGCCTTGCTGCAGCGCCAGCGCAGCCTGAACGTGGTGACCGTGATCATGGTCTTGCTGGCCGTGGCCGGCGGGGGGTCCCGCGTGCCGGTGGGCAACTTTCCGGATCACACGCCGTATCTGGGGCTGGACTGGTTCATCCTGGATCTGCTGGGGTCGACCACGGTGTTCCTGCTGCTGGAAAAACTCTTCCCGCTGTATCGCAAACAAGCGGTATTCCGGCCTGAATGGCAGACTGATCTGGCGCATTTCGGCTTTAACCATTTACTGGTCGGGCTGGCGCTGGTAGTGGTCAACTTCCTGATCCACCACGTCTTTGGCTGGCTGGTTCATGCCGATTTCCAGTTGTGGGTGGCCAGTATTTCTTTTGTGCCGCAGCTTTTGCTGTGCGTGCTGGTGGCCGACCTGATGGAATACGCCGCCCACCGCGCCTATCACGAGGTGCCGTTCCTGTGGCGGTTCCACGCCGTGCACCACAGCGTCAAATCCATGGACTGGCTGGCCGGATCACGCCAGCACATCCTGGAGCTGATCGCGACCCGGGTGATGGTGCTGGGGCCATTGTTCGTGCTGGGGTTTGATCAGCAGGTGGTCAACACCTACATCATCATTGTCGGGTTTCAGGCGGTGTTCAATCACGCCAACGTGCACCTGCCCTGGGGTCCGCTGCGCTATATCTTTGTGACGCCGGATTTCCACCATTGGCATCATTCGTCTGAAGACGAGGCGATTGATCGCAATTACGCCGCGCACTTTGCTTTCATCGATCACCTGTTTGGCACCGCGGTCAAATCGACCCGGGCCTTCCCGCACAAATACCGTGTCGTGGGCGATTACGTGCCGGATGGCTTTGCGCGGCAGCAGGCGTTCCCGTTCCGCCGCCAGCAAGGCTGA
- a CDS encoding class I SAM-dependent methyltransferase, producing the protein MTLTSLLARTCIALTVTLPLLTQAGTTLTLDQAAAGPQRTPARVKRDVYRHPVQTLTFFGLRPDQTVVEIWPGGGWYTEILAPYLNGHGRYYAAQVAPDIDQERAEEVAGFENTLSHQPDLYNHAAVLTFEPPQRVDIRPAGGADVVLTFRNVHNWLKDGTAPAAFTAFYKALKPGGVLGVEEHRAAPGTSLQQMIDTGYVTEDTVIKLAQDAGFKLAARSDINANPKDTKDYPNGVWSLPPSYQGGDQDRARYAAIGESDRMTLKFIKPAH; encoded by the coding sequence ATGACCTTGACCTCTTTGCTGGCGCGCACCTGCATCGCGCTGACTGTCACCCTGCCCTTGCTGACCCAGGCCGGGACCACGCTCACGCTGGATCAGGCCGCCGCCGGGCCGCAGCGCACACCGGCGCGCGTCAAGCGCGATGTCTATCGCCACCCGGTACAGACGCTGACGTTTTTCGGCTTGCGCCCTGATCAGACTGTGGTGGAAATCTGGCCAGGCGGCGGCTGGTATACCGAAATCCTGGCGCCGTACCTGAACGGTCATGGCCGCTATTACGCCGCCCAGGTGGCGCCGGACATTGATCAGGAACGCGCCGAGGAAGTGGCCGGGTTCGAGAACACACTCAGCCATCAACCGGACCTGTACAACCACGCAGCGGTGCTGACCTTTGAACCGCCGCAGCGCGTGGATATCAGGCCCGCCGGCGGCGCCGATGTGGTGCTGACGTTCCGCAACGTGCACAACTGGCTCAAGGATGGCACCGCCCCGGCCGCGTTTACGGCGTTTTACAAAGCCCTCAAACCGGGTGGCGTGCTGGGCGTGGAAGAGCACCGCGCCGCGCCGGGCACCTCTTTGCAGCAGATGATCGATACCGGTTATGTCACCGAAGACACCGTGATCAAGCTGGCGCAGGATGCCGGTTTCAAACTGGCGGCCCGCTCGGACATCAACGCCAATCCCAAAGACACCAAGGATTACCCGAACGGCGTGTGGTCGCTGCCGCCGTCTTACCAGGGCGGCGATCAGGACCGGGCGCGCTATGCGGCGATTGGCGAATCTGACCGGATGACGCTCAAGTTCATCAAACCGGCGCATTGA
- a CDS encoding ester cyclase, which yields MRLPTLFLASALLATTLSLPVLADTDVLPQPHHLAVTDANASANASASVILAARRYAAFWNTGDTRYADAALSADFIDRTLPAGRVQGPQGPRQASAGFRAAVPDLTAEMDDVVVSQDRVSVHLHFKGHFTGHFGNVQGSGQPIDFQAFDLYRVADGRIVENWHLEDNLTLLQQMGIVKP from the coding sequence ATGCGCTTGCCCACCCTGTTCCTGGCCTCTGCCCTGCTGGCAACCACCCTCAGCCTGCCGGTTCTGGCCGACACGGACGTTCTGCCGCAACCACATCACCTTGCCGTTACCGACGCCAATGCCAGCGCCAATGCCAGCGCCAGCGTGATCCTGGCCGCCCGCCGCTATGCCGCGTTCTGGAATACCGGCGACACCCGTTACGCCGACGCGGCGCTCTCTGCTGATTTCATCGACCGCACCTTGCCCGCCGGCCGCGTTCAGGGCCCGCAAGGCCCGCGCCAGGCCTCTGCAGGTTTTCGCGCCGCCGTGCCGGATCTGACCGCCGAAATGGATGACGTTGTCGTCAGCCAGGATCGGGTGTCGGTTCACCTGCATTTCAAGGGCCATTTCACCGGCCACTTTGGCAACGTGCAGGGCAGCGGCCAGCCCATCGACTTCCAGGCTTTTGATCTTTACCGCGTGGCCGATGGCCGCATCGTCGAGAACTGGCACCTGGAAGACAACCTGACCTTGCTGCAGCAAATGGGCATCGTCAAACCGTAA
- a CDS encoding VOC family protein, with product MAWTFDHLSLNTSGQAQVARFFGDVLGWQPGYRPDFGFDGTWLYQGDQAVVHLLGRPGAIPQVSFAHLAFRTDEAADAVIERVRASGYRWQAGRHPDKPAAQIFVELPGGVVLELEAPLTTPAGSP from the coding sequence ATGGCCTGGACTTTTGATCACCTCAGCCTGAACACCAGTGGCCAGGCGCAGGTCGCCCGTTTTTTTGGCGACGTGCTGGGCTGGCAGCCCGGTTACCGGCCGGACTTCGGCTTTGATGGCACCTGGCTGTATCAGGGCGATCAGGCCGTGGTGCACCTGCTGGGCCGCCCCGGCGCGATACCGCAGGTGAGTTTTGCCCATCTGGCTTTCCGGACCGATGAAGCGGCGGACGCCGTGATCGAGCGAGTGCGCGCCAGTGGTTACCGCTGGCAAGCGGGGCGCCACCCGGACAAACCCGCAGCGCAGATTTTTGTTGAATTACCCGGTGGTGTGGTGCTGGAGCTGGAAGCCCCGTTGACCACGCCGGCCGGTTCCCCCTGA
- a CDS encoding alkene reductase has protein sequence MTRTTLFDPLQLGTTALRNRVVMAPMTRARTTQPGDIPNDLMAEYYAQRASAGLIVTEATQISPQGKGYSFTPGIFSADQVAGWRAVTDRIHAVGGKVFLQLWHVGRVSHSVFHHGQPPVAPSAIQPKETQVWIVGEDGVGRMVDCPTPRALTAAEITAIIADFRKGAANAIAAGFDGVEVHGGNGYLVDQFLRGVSNQRTDQYGGSRDNRTRFLVELMTALAEEVGADKVGVRLAPYITFKDMADPDIVPTILHAAEKLDPLGLAYIHLSEADWDDAPSIPDDFRHELRRVFHGKIIVAGGYDKARAEAILASGLADLVAFGRPFVANPDLPQRLARDLPLAQPDGASLFGGNHEGYTDYPAHA, from the coding sequence ATGACCCGGACTACCCTGTTCGATCCGCTGCAATTAGGCACCACTGCTTTGCGCAACCGCGTTGTCATGGCCCCCATGACCCGCGCCCGCACCACGCAGCCCGGCGATATCCCCAACGATTTGATGGCCGAGTATTACGCCCAGCGCGCCAGCGCCGGCCTGATCGTGACCGAGGCCACACAGATCTCGCCGCAAGGTAAAGGCTATTCATTTACCCCCGGCATTTTCAGCGCAGACCAGGTTGCCGGCTGGCGCGCCGTGACCGATCGCATCCATGCCGTCGGCGGCAAGGTGTTTTTGCAGCTCTGGCACGTGGGCCGCGTATCGCATTCCGTGTTCCATCATGGCCAGCCGCCAGTGGCGCCGTCGGCCATCCAGCCCAAGGAGACGCAGGTGTGGATCGTCGGTGAAGACGGCGTGGGCCGCATGGTGGATTGCCCCACCCCGCGCGCACTGACGGCGGCGGAGATCACCGCCATCATTGCGGACTTCCGCAAAGGGGCGGCCAATGCCATCGCCGCCGGGTTTGATGGTGTTGAGGTGCACGGCGGCAATGGTTATCTGGTGGACCAGTTCTTGCGCGGCGTATCCAACCAGCGCACCGACCAGTACGGCGGCTCACGCGATAACCGCACCCGTTTTCTGGTGGAACTGATGACCGCGCTGGCCGAAGAAGTGGGTGCCGACAAGGTGGGCGTACGCCTCGCCCCGTACATCACCTTCAAGGACATGGCCGACCCGGATATCGTCCCGACCATTTTGCATGCGGCCGAAAAATTGGATCCGCTGGGCCTGGCGTATATCCATCTGTCTGAAGCCGACTGGGACGATGCCCCGAGTATTCCGGACGATTTCCGCCATGAACTGCGCCGCGTCTTTCACGGCAAGATCATTGTGGCTGGCGGTTACGACAAAGCCCGCGCCGAGGCGATTCTGGCATCCGGCCTGGCCGATCTGGTGGCATTTGGCCGCCCGTTTGTGGCCAACCCGGACCTGCCGCAGCGACTGGCGCGTGATCTGCCGCTGGCGCAACCGGATGGCGCATCCTTGTTTGGCGGCAATCACGAGGGTTATACCGACTACCCCGCCCACGCTTGA
- a CDS encoding LysR family transcriptional regulator, producing MDRLNDMRLFLDAASLGSFSAAGRKHGLSPAASSACIQRLEATLKIRLFERTTRQLRLTDEGQIYRAYSQQVLDLLIEAEHALQAGRTEVQGVVRISAPSDLGRNVLLQALDEFSAQYPEVRFVLSLTDSTANLVGDDIDLAVRYGQPADSSMVARQLLPSQRVVCASPERVAQTGAPHTPADLQHLPALVLVTGSGPMNEWRYRENGQSASVRVEGVRHSNDGEVIRKWALQGYGYAWKSRPDITADLAAGRLVTVLDNYFTDSAPLNLLYHANRLQPLRLKLLIEFLMSHFAGQAV from the coding sequence GTGGATCGGCTCAACGACATGCGCTTGTTTCTGGATGCAGCCAGCCTGGGCAGTTTTTCCGCCGCAGGGCGCAAGCATGGTTTATCTCCCGCGGCGTCCAGTGCCTGCATCCAGCGGCTGGAAGCCACGCTCAAAATCCGCCTGTTCGAGCGCACCACGCGCCAGTTACGACTGACCGATGAAGGCCAGATCTACCGCGCCTACAGCCAGCAAGTGCTGGACTTGCTGATCGAGGCAGAGCACGCCTTGCAGGCTGGCCGTACAGAAGTGCAGGGCGTGGTGCGTATCTCCGCCCCGTCAGACCTGGGGCGCAATGTGCTGCTGCAGGCGCTGGATGAGTTCTCTGCGCAGTATCCGGAAGTGCGCTTTGTGCTGTCGCTGACCGACTCCACGGCGAACCTGGTGGGTGACGATATTGATCTGGCGGTGCGTTATGGCCAGCCGGCCGACAGCAGCATGGTGGCGCGCCAGTTATTGCCCAGTCAGCGCGTGGTGTGCGCCTCGCCCGAGCGGGTGGCGCAGACCGGTGCGCCGCACACGCCGGCTGATCTGCAGCACTTGCCGGCGCTGGTGCTGGTGACCGGATCGGGGCCGATGAACGAGTGGCGCTACCGGGAAAACGGCCAGAGCGCCAGTGTGCGGGTCGAGGGCGTGCGCCACAGCAATGATGGCGAGGTGATCCGCAAATGGGCACTGCAAGGCTATGGCTATGCCTGGAAATCCCGCCCGGATATCACGGCCGATCTGGCGGCTGGCCGTCTTGTGACGGTGCTGGACAACTACTTTACCGACAGCGCGCCGCTGAACCTCTTGTATCACGCCAACCGTTTGCAACCGCTGCGGCTTAAATTGCTGATCGAGTTTTTGATGAGCCACTTTGCCGGGCAGGCGGTTTAA